From Syntrophales bacterium, the proteins below share one genomic window:
- a CDS encoding tyrosine-type recombinase/integrase yields the protein MGLTDLQIKKLKPMEKRYEVTDAKGLSIRIKPTGGKSWFFRYMFEGAPRIMTLGEYPGIPLEEARKRHNQAIMDVQQGIDPGKKAIEAKAKRKAAPTVQDLLDEFWEEELGKTPSGNERKRLVDKDAIPTWKKRKVSSITRRDAVLLLDKVRKRAPITANRLQGVLIRMFNFASERGIIDFSPLAGMRRGKENSRSRVLTDAEIKALWNCLELEQTDIDIYRLTKLALKAILLTGQRPGEVAGMSWNEIEGDWWIIPADRSKTREENRVPITPMLAEIIEQARPYSTGSRFVFVSPRSPLYQHKKPDIAKPKESDIPISVGTMANAIRRHSAEMGINERFTPHDLRRTLRTRLAEIGISDIVAERVLGHKLQGVLGIYNRHSYDAEKRQALALWERRLSEILGLSESVSNVIQLNEVRHG from the coding sequence ATGGGTCTCACAGATCTGCAAATCAAAAAATTGAAACCGATGGAGAAGCGCTACGAAGTAACAGACGCAAAGGGATTATCAATCAGGATCAAGCCTACCGGCGGCAAATCGTGGTTTTTTCGCTACATGTTCGAGGGGGCACCCCGTATAATGACGCTGGGCGAATATCCCGGTATCCCGTTGGAGGAGGCACGGAAGCGCCACAATCAGGCAATAATGGATGTGCAGCAAGGCATTGATCCGGGAAAGAAGGCAATAGAAGCAAAAGCCAAGCGGAAGGCGGCACCGACCGTTCAAGACCTTCTTGACGAATTTTGGGAAGAAGAGCTGGGCAAGACCCCGTCAGGCAACGAGCGGAAACGACTTGTCGATAAGGACGCAATCCCAACATGGAAAAAACGCAAGGTTTCATCAATAACCCGCCGGGATGCGGTCCTGCTTCTTGATAAGGTTCGAAAGCGAGCTCCTATTACTGCAAACCGCTTACAAGGGGTCTTGATCCGCATGTTCAATTTTGCGAGCGAGAGGGGCATTATCGACTTCTCCCCTCTTGCCGGGATGCGACGGGGAAAAGAAAACAGCCGTTCGAGAGTTCTTACAGATGCAGAAATTAAGGCTCTCTGGAATTGTCTTGAACTGGAACAGACCGACATCGACATTTATCGACTGACCAAACTGGCACTCAAGGCGATCCTGCTAACGGGCCAGAGGCCGGGAGAGGTCGCCGGGATGAGCTGGAACGAAATCGAAGGCGATTGGTGGATTATCCCTGCTGATCGATCCAAGACCCGCGAGGAAAATCGGGTCCCGATAACCCCGATGCTCGCGGAGATCATCGAACAGGCGCGACCATATAGCACCGGGAGCAGGTTCGTCTTTGTGTCTCCACGGTCGCCGCTTTACCAACACAAGAAACCGGACATTGCCAAACCAAAGGAATCCGACATCCCTATTAGCGTCGGCACGATGGCCAATGCGATCCGACGACACAGTGCGGAAATGGGAATCAATGAACGATTCACCCCCCACGACTTACGCAGGACGCTACGAACCCGGCTGGCAGAGATAGGCATATCGGATATCGTTGCCGAGCGCGTCCTGGGACACAAGCTTCAAGGCGTCCTGGGGATCTATAACCGCCACAGTTACGATGCAGAGAAGCGTCAAGCGCTTGCCCTATGGGAACGGCGATTGAGTGAAATCCTGGGCCTTTCTGAATCTGTTTCAAACGTCATTCAATTAAACGAGGTGCGTCATGGATAA